Genomic segment of Paenibacillus sp. FSL R5-0912:
CATCATCCTCTACCTTTTTGGCGCCGTCTTCATGCAGCCTTATCGTCACCTCCGGGTAACGGCGGTGAAATTCCCCGATGACAGCAGGGAAGAAACTGGCACCTACCATAGGAGGCAGTCCAATGCGGATATGACCCTGCTTCAGATTGCGCAGACTATCCAGTTCCGAGGAGAGGCTCGTGAAGGACTCTACAATATTCTGCGCCTTAACCAGCAGTAGCTCGCCTGCATCTGTCAGACGGATGCTTTTGCCTTCCCTGTAAAATAGATCCGCCCCCAGTTCAATCTCCAGATTGCGGATCATCTTGCTGATCGTGGGCTGGGTAATGTACAGCGATTCCGCCGCTCTGGAGAAGCTATTCAGCCTGGCCGCCTGTACGAAATACTCCAGTTGTCTGATGTCCATACCGGTAACCTCCATATATAGATGAAAAGAATGTGAGATATTCAATCTATTCATTGTACCTATGAAAGAAAAGGATGTAAACTTTCAGTAAGACGAAAGGAAGTAATCGCTATGAAAAAGATCGCCTTAGGCTTACTGCAGGTAGCCGGACTTACCGTCTTCTCCCTGCTGGTGAATACGTTAACCTCATTTCTGCATATTCCGCTTCCCGGAAGCATTATCGGGATGATTCTCTTATTTCTGCTGCTGGAATCCGGTGTGATCCGGCTGAACTGGGTAGAGGTTGGCGCCTCTTGGCTGCTTGCTGAGCTGCTGCTGTTCTTCATCCCTTCCGCTATAGGTGTTATGAAATATTCGAAGCTGCTCGAGGCAGACGGTCTGCAGGTGCTGGCGGTTGTACTCGTAGGTACGTTTGCTGTAATGGCCGGCTCCGGGGTACTCACGGGTGCAATTTATAGAATAAAGGAGCGTAGAAGCTCATGATAACCGGATTATTATTTCTTGGACTCACCGTCGCTGTCTACCTCCTGGCCAAACGCATCTATGCCTCCAGCGGCAAAATGTACACTTCCCCGCTGATTATTACACCGCTGCTGATCATCGCCTTTCTGCTGATGACGGGCAGCTCCTATGAATCTTACAATGCGGGAGGCAAATGGCTATCGGACCTGCTTCAACCGGCGACTATCGCCTTTGCGATCCCACTCCATAAAAACTTCAAGGTACTCAAAAAGCACGCCGCCGAAATTGCGGCAGGCGTGCTGTCAGGAACGGTTATTGCCGTGATCTCATCCATGCTGCTGGCCAAATGGCTGCATCTTAGCGGTGATCTGGCAACCAGTCTGGTGCCTCGCTCGGTGACCACACCGATCGCCATGAGCATCTCACAAAGCATCGGCGGTGTTCCCAGCATTACAGCGGTCTTCGTCATTCTGACCGGTGTACTGGGAACGATGATGGGACCGTCCGTGCTCCGCCTTTTCCGCATTGACAATGAAATTGCGCGCGGGGTATCGCTGGGAACCGCAGCGCATGGTACCGGCACGTCCAAAGCCTTCGAGCTGAGTTCGCTGACCGGCACCATCTCCAGTATCGCGATGATTCTGACGGCGCTGTTCTCTATCGGGCTTGCGCCGGCACTGCTCGCGGTTTTCCTCCACTAGGCCGCCCCGGCTTGGGCCATAGACCGGCAGCAACGGCGAAAGCCATGCTGCGGGTCTTTTTTCTACATAGTAACCATACATGCCTCCTACAACTTCACCGGCAATCCGCTCTGTGCGGAGTCATAAGCTGCGCAGGTCACCTTCAAGGTCTTATATCCGTCCTCATAATCGCTGAGAATGCGGGAACGGTCTCCGGTCCGCACAGCATGCAGGAATGCTTCGCTCTCCACCGCGTAAGGATTACCTGTGTTCTTGAATTCCTTGCTGGCTCCGCTGCGGACTTCCAGCAGACGTTCCGGGTTCCAGTCAAGCATTCCGTTATCATTATAGAAGCTGATGCCCGCTTTACCTACTTCTCCAGGCAGCACGCAGGTGTTGGAGATGCTGGCAATGATGCCGCTCTCCAGCTTCAGGGACACTGTACCCACATCGGACACAGTCACCCCTTCATGCTTCTCATGCATAATCCGGTTGCCGAACATCCCATAGACCTCCGTTACCTCACCGGCCAGATAACGCAGCAGGTCGACGATATGCGTAGTCTGCTCCGTGAATTGTCCGCCGGACTGCTCCTGGTTGCGCCACCAGGCCACGCCCGGCATACCGCCCATCCATTCTCCGACGATCATCCCTACCTTATCCGAACTAAGCGATTGCTTGAGCCGCTGGATGTTCTCCTGATACCGGAAATGATAGCCGACGGAAGTCAGCAGCTGATGCTCCTTAATATCCTGCAGCAGGCTGGCCGGAATGGCCGTGCTTGAGCCCAGCGGCTTCTCAACAAAGAAAGGGATATCCCTTCGAATCAGCGTCCGTTCAATCGCCCCGTGTGACTGTGGAGGCACACAGATATAGACGGCATCCAGCTTGTGCGCATCCAGCATCTCGATAATATCCCCATAGCCCTCGGCTCCGTAAGGACGGGCCATGTCCTCACCCTTTGGCTTGCTGCTGCCGCAGACGGCCTTCAATGATACATCCTCCATCCCTGCCAGCAAATCCGCATGCACCTTGGAGAACCACCCTGTTCCGACTATTCCGATATTTAGCGTCATGTCCTTACCTCCTGTTGTCTATGAATGCCTTTTCATTCGATTATACCCGCTTATGCCATGACAAAGTAGTCCCGCCACTCCTCGGGGAGCAGTTGCCGGTAAGAACTCTGGAGAAAACGGTCATCCGCCAGCACAATAATGCCGCTGTCGTTCTCGCTGCGGATCAGCCGGCCCCCTGCCTGCTGCACCTTGCACATGCCCGGGTAGACATAGGCGTAATCGAATCCGTTCTTGCCCTGCGCTTGAAAGTAGCTCCGCAGCAGATTGCGCTCCAGCCCTACCTGCGGCAGGCCGACCCCGACCACCATCACACCATTCAGCCGGTCACCCGGCAAATCCACCCCTTCGGAGAAAATCCCGCCCAGCACAGCAAAGCCGAGCAGGGTATCCGGATTGTCCGGGCGGAACGCTGCAAGGAAGTTCTCCCGCTCGGTCTCGCTCATCCCGCTGCCCTGCAGCAGGGTAGCGACTTCAGGGTATTTCTCAGTGAACACTTCATATACATTCTTCAAATAGAGATAAGAGGGGAAGAAGACCAGGTAATTCCCTTTCCTTGAGACCATCCCTTTCAGTGCATCGCTAAGCGGCTGTAAGGAGGCGTCCCGGTCATGGTAGCGGGTGGATACCGGAAGCACAGATACCTGCCACTGCTCTTTATGAAAAGGCGAGGACAGGCTCAGGCTATAGTCCTCCTCATCTGCGCCGATCATATCCCTGTAATAGGAGAGCGGCGAGAGCGTGGCAGAGAACAGGATTTGGCTGCGGAAGCTCCCACCCATCTGCTGCAGCAAATGCGACGGATCGAGATTGAACAGCTTCAGGTACACATCACCGCTGCGCACTTCCGCATAGGTCATGTAACGCTCATCATAGGTCTTGAACGTACGCAGCATCCCCTGCACCGCATAGTACGTATCCAGCAGACTGCCGGCTTCCCCCTCCGCCGGCGGAGTGATCAGTGAGGAAGAATGCAGCAGCTCCAGTTCGGCTTCGGAAGCGAAAAGCTCGAGCAGCTCCGGCAGCTCTGCGTGATACTCCTTCCATTCTCCAGCCCCCTTGTCCCCGCAGCTTTTACGCAGCGCAATGAAGAAGGCATTTACGGCCCTCGCCGCGCTGCTTAGCCGCGGATTCACTGTTTTGTACTGCCGCTGAAGTGCCAGGAACGGCGCCTTGGTCAGCGAGGCGGAGTACATCTCCCGCCCCCGGTCTACCAGATTGTGCGCTTCATCCACAAGCAGCACAGTTTTTTTCTTCCGCTCCTCGGACAGCCGCTTCAGGCTGATCCGGGGATCATAGATATAGTTATAATCGCAGATAACAATGTCGCAGGCGTAGGCAGCATCCAGGGAGAATTCGAACGGGCACACCTCATGCTTTCGGGCATACGCGGCAATGATCTCGCGCGTCATCAGCATTTCGTGCTCCAGCATATCGAGCATGGCGGCATTGATCCGGTCATAGTAGCCTTCGGCAAAAGGACAGGAATCCGCGCCGCAGCTTCCATCCTCACGGAAACACGCCTTCTCCTTGGCCGTAAGCGTAATCACATGCAGATGCAGCCCCCGGCTGTTCAGCATCATCACCGCCTCCTGTGCCGCAATCCGTGTAACTGTCTTGGCGGTCAGATAGAAGATGCCGGACACCTTATCCTCTCCAAGGGCTTTGACCGCCGGGAAAAGGGTGGACATCGTTTTGCCGATGCCTGTGGGTGCCTGCGCGAAGAGATTGGCCCCCTCTGCAATCGAAGTGTAGACTGCAGCAGCGAAATGACGCTGGCCGGGCCGGTAACCCGAGAACGGAAACGACAAGCTATGGATGCTCTCTCCCCTCTTCGCCTTGTAGCGGACCATCATTTCAGCATATGGCGCATACTTGGCTACCGTCTCTTCAGCAAAGGCTGTCAGCTCTTCGCGGGTCATTTCCCTGTATAGGCTGTACTGCTCCTCACTTCCCCGCTGCACATAGGTTAACTTAACCTGTATTGCCTGGAGATCCAGATCCTGCGTGAGGATATAGGCATACATGAAAGCCTGTGCCCAGTGTACCTCCCGTCCTTCCAAGGCGGAATCCGGCGTTCCGGCGATGGATTTGATCTCCTCCACAGTCAGGCTGCCGTCCCCGGCTGCAAGCAGGCCGTCGCAACGCCCGTCGATGATGAACAGCAGATCCCCATGCGGAATCTCCGTTTTTAAATATACCTCTTTGCGGTCCGCTTCCTTATATTGCTTCTGAATCAGCTGATGGCTGCGCGTACCCTCCACCATAGCCGTACCGCTGCGGAATCCCGGCTCCAGACTGCCGCTGCTGAAGGCATATTCCACCAGTGCCCTCACGGACAACGCGATTTCTGCATAGCTCATCTTGCAACACCTCCATTAATTCCCGGTTTATTCTTTTGACTCAGATGTCATTTTCGTCCGTTATCAAGGATTTAAGCCTGCCTGAGGGCATTACCGGCCCTTGGATTCATTCAGGATTGATTTTACGCTTTCCCCAAAGGGTATACGGCGGTTTCTGATTTTTGACATTCCTTGCCTGGCGCTGCATAATAGGCTTTATTGATAATGGTATTCTTTTGTCCTCATGCTGCTGTTTCCTCCCAGCCGGGAAACATGTTTATTCTTAAGAAAGAAGGCGAAGCTGTGTCATCCGTAACGATCAAACGATGGTTGCTCAAGCCATTTGTGTTCTTCTCTATTATTTTCGTCCTTAAAAGCCTTTTAGCCTGGGGTGTCATTTTTGAAGACCTGCAGTTCTGGAAATCGGTACTGACTGAAATCCCTTTTGTCTGGGCACTTTTCTTCCTGATTGAGCGTTTTGCCTCCAAACGGAAACTCGGATATTATATGACGGTTAATCTGCTGGTTACCGCCATCTTTTTTGCCGCTATTATGTACTTCAAATATTACGGGGTTATTGTCACTTACCATGCGGCAGAGCAGGTGAACCAGGTCACTGCGGTGCGCAACAGTGTATTCTCACTCATGGACCCTTATTATCTGCTGATCTTCACCGACATTATCGTCCTTGGCTTCTACTTCTTCATTAACAAGAACGGACGCAATTACAAGAAGGATACCATCAACCGCCACAACGGAAGAATGCTGCATGTCGTCCTGTTCGCTGTTTCACTCGGACTCTGCCTGTTCAATATTCTTCCCAACAAAGCAAGCATGAACGAGATCAAGAAGGCCCAGGAAATGGGTATCCTTAATTATGAAGCATATACTATCTTTGCTCAAGATAAACCAGAGCTTGTAAATGCCAGCGAGATTACGCAGGACACCATTAATCAGCTTAAGGGAATTGATTCTTCAGCAGTATCCCCGTATGCCGGGGCTGCCAAGGGCAAGAATCTGATTATTATCCAACTGGAGTCCTTTCAGACTTTCCTGATGGGCCTTAAGATAGACGGACAGGAAATCACACCTAATCTGAACCGCCTGATGGAAGACAGCCTGTATTTCAACAACTTCTATCAGATGGTCGGCCAGGGCAATACTTCAGATGCAGAATTCGTAGTTAACTCATCCTTCTACATTCCTCCGCAGGGTGCAGCTACAATGTCTTATGTGGATAAGGAAGTGCCAAGTCTGCCGCGTCTGCTGCAGGCCAACGGATATCAGACAGCCACCTTCCATACGAATGATGTGGAATTCTGGAACCGCGGCGAGCTATACAGCTCACTGGGCTGGGAGCATTATTACGATCACAAGTTCTTCGGGGACGAGGACACCTTCTTCTTCGGGGCTTCCGATGAAATGCTCTACAGCAAAACTGCTGATAAGCTGAAGGAAATGAAAGACGGGGGACAGCCATTCTACGCACAGGTGATCTCCATGTCTGCGCATCATCCGTTCACTATCCCTGCAGAAAAGTACAAAATGAAGCTGCCTGAACGTTATGAAGGCACGTTCGTCGGAGACTATATCCGGTCGCAGAATTATGCTGACTATGCCTTCGGGCAATTCGTGGATGAACTGAAGGCGGACGGAATATGGGATAACAGCCTGATTATGGTCTACGGCGACCATATGGGACTGCCCATCTACTCGCTTGATCACGACGATAAGGAATTAATGAAGGAAATCTACGGCTATGATTATGCCTATGCGAATATGCTGAATATCCCGCTGCTCGTTCACGGCAAGGGATTGGCGGCGCAGACACTTGAGCAGGTGGGCGGAGAAGTGGATATTATGCCTACTGCTGCCAGCCTGCTGGGTGTATCGATGGATAACAATATTCATTTCGGCCAGGATTTGCTCAGCCAGTCTTACAATCTGCTGCCTCAGCGGTATTATCTGCCTACTGGCTCGTTTATCGCCAGCTCCGGCCTGCTGATTCCCGGCAACAGCTTTGAGGATAATACACAATATCCGCTTGCGAGCGGCGGTCATGCTCCGGCCGGCACCGAGGATGAATATACCCGTGCCTTACGGCTGCGCCAGTTGTCGGACAGCTATGTTACACAGCTGCCGGACAAAGAACCGGCTGAAGAATAGTTCTGAGTCTGTCATAGAACCTACAGAAATAAGCCAGCCTCCCGAAATTAGGGGGCTGGCTTATTGTATATACTCCATGGCTGCTATCACTGTTCAAGGATTATCGTTCCTGCTTCTCCAGCAGCAAATAATAGTGTGCGAAATTCTCGAGCTCTTCTGGCTCAAGTATGGATAAATGCTCTTCCAGCAGCAGCATCGACCGGTGTTGCGCTTCTTCCAGAACTCCTTGCCCCTTACCCGTTATCGTCACGATTACCGCCCGGCGGTCGTTCTCATCGGGAACGCGCGCAATCAGCTCCAGCAGTTCCAGACGGTCCAGCATTACCGTGACCGCACTGGATTTCACCTCCATTTTATCGGCCAGCTGAATAACCCGTGCCTGTTTCTCCTGAGCGATCATATGCAACAGTCCAAATTGCGGAACCGTTAACCCTAATTCCTTATGCAGGGACATCTGCGACATTATTTTGCGTTGCACCTTCCACATGGATATGCCCACGCGTTCGATCAACGGATTGATATCTTGCGTCATCCCTTCAGCTCCCAGTCCGTTTGTCTTATTCCAAGCGTACCATTATCTTGGCTACAGATTCAATGCTTTTCGTTTACACAAATCATCATTCTCCGACACAAAAATACTTTATTCTGGCTGATGCCTTGGCATCAGCGATGCGCTATAATCGTAGCAGTGATAAGAACTCACTTAATATACTTAGAGTCAGGGCTGGTGATCATTTTTATGAAATTGGCAACAAAATTAACGTGGATGATGCTGATTGTACTGCTTCTGGTCGGATCATCCATTGGCTTTTTCGGTTATAATGCTGCTTACAAGCAAATCGATGAAGCCGCAGGAATTGAACTGGTAGGCTGCGCCAATATAACTACCGGCCTCATTGATCCCGCCGATATAGCCGCTCTGGCTGCAGGCGATACTAGCAAGTTAAGTGCCATTGAGGACCGCATAGGCTGGATTAATGAACATAAACCTATTTTTAAAGAAGCGTTCATCCTCTCGCTCGACGGCAAAGTGCTGGCCGCTGATGCCCGGTTCAAAGAACGAGGTTATAAAGCCGGAGATCCCTTCTATTTCTCCGATGAAGATAAAGAAATGATTACCACCATGAAGCATTCCGCATACTCCAAAGTATATACATATCAAGGAACCTCGCTTAAAACCGGCTACGGCCCCATTTATCAGGACCATGACCCTACCAAACCAATCATTGCCTTGATGGCTATTAACTTTGACGGCCCGCTGATTCAGACGCGGACAATGGATATTATTACTCAGCCCTTCATTATCGGGAGCTCGATTCTCATTGTGGCCATATTTGCCGCATATCTGATGATTCGCCGGATGGTGAACCCGCTCACCAAACTGTCCGCTTCCGTAAACACCGTAGCCAAAGGTGATCTTAGCCGGGAACCTCTACTCCTCAAGAGCAGAGATGAGATCGGGAAGCTGTCGGGCGATTTCAATGAAATGACCCTGAATCTGCGTAATCTGATTACACAGGTTAATGATACCTCGATGCTGGTCGCCTCCTCCTCCCAGGAGCTCTCCGCCAGCGCGCAGGAGACCAACCGCGCCGGGGAACACAGCGTCAATGTTACCCTCGAATTGGCAGACGGTGCACATACGCAACTGCAGAATCTCGAAGGCAGCTACAAAGCCGTACAGGAAATGTCGCATTTCATTACCGAAATCGCCGACAATGCGGATAGCGCGATGAACAATGCCGCCGTTAATGCCCAGAAAGCCCGGACAGGCCGGGAGTCTATGGATTTGACCACATCCCAGATGGAGATTGTGAGCGTAAGCATCTCCGATCTTTCCGGCATTATTCAAACGCTTGGCAGCCATTCCAAGGAGATCGAGAATATTGTCGGTACGATTGCCAGTATTGCCGAAGAAACAAATCTGTTATCCCTGAATGCAGCCATTGAAGCGGCCCGTGCCGGGGAGGAAGGCCGGGGATTCGCCGTTGTGGCAGGCTCTGTCCGCAAGCTGGCTGAACGTTCGGCGAAGTCTGCCGGTCAGATCGGTGAACTGGTCAGTCTCATTGTGAATCAGATGGACAAAGCCGGAGAGACTATGAAACGTTCCACGGAAGAGATGCATCAAGGCAAAGAGATGATCATCGCTGCCGGACATTCCTTCTCAGAGATCGAGACCTCCGTCTCCGATATGTCTTCGCAGAGCCAGCAGATCTCGGCAACCGTCCGTGAGCTTGCGCTGATCTCCGACGGCCTTGTAACTGCTATCCAGAAGATTGTAGACGTCTCTAACCAGACTGCTGAAGGTGCAGAGACCTTATCGGCCACTTCCCAGGA
This window contains:
- a CDS encoding CidB/LrgB family autolysis modulator, which codes for MITGLLFLGLTVAVYLLAKRIYASSGKMYTSPLIITPLLIIAFLLMTGSSYESYNAGGKWLSDLLQPATIAFAIPLHKNFKVLKKHAAEIAAGVLSGTVIAVISSMLLAKWLHLSGDLATSLVPRSVTTPIAMSISQSIGGVPSITAVFVILTGVLGTMMGPSVLRLFRIDNEIARGVSLGTAAHGTGTSKAFELSSLTGTISSIAMILTALFSIGLAPALLAVFLH
- a CDS encoding Gfo/Idh/MocA family protein yields the protein MTLNIGIVGTGWFSKVHADLLAGMEDVSLKAVCGSSKPKGEDMARPYGAEGYGDIIEMLDAHKLDAVYICVPPQSHGAIERTLIRRDIPFFVEKPLGSSTAIPASLLQDIKEHQLLTSVGYHFRYQENIQRLKQSLSSDKVGMIVGEWMGGMPGVAWWRNQEQSGGQFTEQTTHIVDLLRYLAGEVTEVYGMFGNRIMHEKHEGVTVSDVGTVSLKLESGIIASISNTCVLPGEVGKAGISFYNDNGMLDWNPERLLEVRSGASKEFKNTGNPYAVESEAFLHAVRTGDRSRILSDYEDGYKTLKVTCAAYDSAQSGLPVKL
- a CDS encoding CidA/LrgA family protein gives rise to the protein MKKIALGLLQVAGLTVFSLLVNTLTSFLHIPLPGSIIGMILLFLLLESGVIRLNWVEVGASWLLAELLLFFIPSAIGVMKYSKLLEADGLQVLAVVLVGTFAVMAGSGVLTGAIYRIKERRSS
- a CDS encoding methyl-accepting chemotaxis protein — translated: MKLATKLTWMMLIVLLLVGSSIGFFGYNAAYKQIDEAAGIELVGCANITTGLIDPADIAALAAGDTSKLSAIEDRIGWINEHKPIFKEAFILSLDGKVLAADARFKERGYKAGDPFYFSDEDKEMITTMKHSAYSKVYTYQGTSLKTGYGPIYQDHDPTKPIIALMAINFDGPLIQTRTMDIITQPFIIGSSILIVAIFAAYLMIRRMVNPLTKLSASVNTVAKGDLSREPLLLKSRDEIGKLSGDFNEMTLNLRNLITQVNDTSMLVASSSQELSASAQETNRAGEHSVNVTLELADGAHTQLQNLEGSYKAVQEMSHFITEIADNADSAMNNAAVNAQKARTGRESMDLTTSQMEIVSVSISDLSGIIQTLGSHSKEIENIVGTIASIAEETNLLSLNAAIEAARAGEEGRGFAVVAGSVRKLAERSAKSAGQIGELVSLIVNQMDKAGETMKRSTEEMHQGKEMIIAAGHSFSEIETSVSDMSSQSQQISATVRELALISDGLVTAIQKIVDVSNQTAEGAETLSATSQEQLAAMEEVESSAAFLSSLAEKLQVLVENFKIAP
- a CDS encoding MarR family winged helix-turn-helix transcriptional regulator, yielding MTQDINPLIERVGISMWKVQRKIMSQMSLHKELGLTVPQFGLLHMIAQEKQARVIQLADKMEVKSSAVTVMLDRLELLELIARVPDENDRRAVIVTITGKGQGVLEEAQHRSMLLLEEHLSILEPEELENFAHYYLLLEKQER
- a CDS encoding LTA synthase family protein; its protein translation is MFILKKEGEAVSSVTIKRWLLKPFVFFSIIFVLKSLLAWGVIFEDLQFWKSVLTEIPFVWALFFLIERFASKRKLGYYMTVNLLVTAIFFAAIMYFKYYGVIVTYHAAEQVNQVTAVRNSVFSLMDPYYLLIFTDIIVLGFYFFINKNGRNYKKDTINRHNGRMLHVVLFAVSLGLCLFNILPNKASMNEIKKAQEMGILNYEAYTIFAQDKPELVNASEITQDTINQLKGIDSSAVSPYAGAAKGKNLIIIQLESFQTFLMGLKIDGQEITPNLNRLMEDSLYFNNFYQMVGQGNTSDAEFVVNSSFYIPPQGAATMSYVDKEVPSLPRLLQANGYQTATFHTNDVEFWNRGELYSSLGWEHYYDHKFFGDEDTFFFGASDEMLYSKTADKLKEMKDGGQPFYAQVISMSAHHPFTIPAEKYKMKLPERYEGTFVGDYIRSQNYADYAFGQFVDELKADGIWDNSLIMVYGDHMGLPIYSLDHDDKELMKEIYGYDYAYANMLNIPLLVHGKGLAAQTLEQVGGEVDIMPTAASLLGVSMDNNIHFGQDLLSQSYNLLPQRYYLPTGSFIASSGLLIPGNSFEDNTQYPLASGGHAPAGTEDEYTRALRLRQLSDSYVTQLPDKEPAEE
- a CDS encoding ATP-dependent DNA helicase, producing the protein MSYAEIALSVRALVEYAFSSGSLEPGFRSGTAMVEGTRSHQLIQKQYKEADRKEVYLKTEIPHGDLLFIIDGRCDGLLAAGDGSLTVEEIKSIAGTPDSALEGREVHWAQAFMYAYILTQDLDLQAIQVKLTYVQRGSEEQYSLYREMTREELTAFAEETVAKYAPYAEMMVRYKAKRGESIHSLSFPFSGYRPGQRHFAAAVYTSIAEGANLFAQAPTGIGKTMSTLFPAVKALGEDKVSGIFYLTAKTVTRIAAQEAVMMLNSRGLHLHVITLTAKEKACFREDGSCGADSCPFAEGYYDRINAAMLDMLEHEMLMTREIIAAYARKHEVCPFEFSLDAAYACDIVICDYNYIYDPRISLKRLSEERKKKTVLLVDEAHNLVDRGREMYSASLTKAPFLALQRQYKTVNPRLSSAARAVNAFFIALRKSCGDKGAGEWKEYHAELPELLELFASEAELELLHSSSLITPPAEGEAGSLLDTYYAVQGMLRTFKTYDERYMTYAEVRSGDVYLKLFNLDPSHLLQQMGGSFRSQILFSATLSPLSYYRDMIGADEEDYSLSLSSPFHKEQWQVSVLPVSTRYHDRDASLQPLSDALKGMVSRKGNYLVFFPSYLYLKNVYEVFTEKYPEVATLLQGSGMSETERENFLAAFRPDNPDTLLGFAVLGGIFSEGVDLPGDRLNGVMVVGVGLPQVGLERNLLRSYFQAQGKNGFDYAYVYPGMCKVQQAGGRLIRSENDSGIIVLADDRFLQSSYRQLLPEEWRDYFVMA